The Methanobacteriaceae archaeon genome has a window encoding:
- a CDS encoding restriction endonuclease, whose protein sequence is MEKPQLINFIAKVMEDSGFKVYKNFKTSQKVIDIYAILPTTLGDFGVVVACKNYDKDFEIGVDVLREMEEVQQSIKASKVTIVSSSYFSEQAKNYALRKKIKLVDRDNLLEIAKRYQDNTSQTTLDNTPYDGGASQYIEEEYPEYTYDASDMDYFMKRRDQNPAVYKNTLYRLDEEDNRGGFLSSVLNRSNTKSRNNLLSGNPTTLYNYDSRGGLFSEDSFLFKFVKNPIGLIIAVVVIAYLVSFIAGSLLKLDAGIVGLLEMIVALGVSYGLSLYTNKNRDFIVKGTIVFFISLIILIILIFV, encoded by the coding sequence TTGGAAAAACCACAATTAATTAATTTTATAGCTAAAGTAATGGAGGACTCTGGTTTTAAAGTTTATAAGAATTTTAAGACTTCTCAGAAAGTTATAGATATATATGCTATATTACCTACAACTCTTGGGGATTTTGGTGTTGTTGTAGCATGTAAAAATTATGATAAAGATTTTGAAATTGGGGTTGACGTATTAAGGGAAATGGAAGAGGTCCAACAAAGTATTAAGGCATCTAAAGTTACTATTGTTTCTTCATCTTATTTCTCCGAACAGGCAAAGAATTATGCTCTTAGAAAGAAAATTAAATTAGTAGACAGGGATAACTTACTTGAAATAGCTAAAAGATATCAGGATAATACTTCCCAGACTACTTTAGATAATACTCCTTATGATGGTGGGGCATCTCAATATATTGAGGAAGAATATCCGGAATACACTTATGATGCTTCTGATATGGATTATTTCATGAAAAGAAGAGATCAAAATCCTGCTGTTTATAAAAATACATTATACAGGTTAGATGAAGAGGACAATAGAGGTGGATTTTTGTCTTCTGTTTTAAACAGGTCAAATACAAAATCTAGAAATAATTTATTGTCAGGTAATCCTACTACTTTGTATAATTATGATTCTAGAGGCGGTCTTTTTAGTGAAGATTCCTTTTTATTTAAATTTGTTAAAAATCCGATTGGTTTAATTATTGCTGTTGTGGTTATTGCTTATCTTGTTTCATTTATTGCAGGCAGTCTATTAAAATTAGACGCTGGAATAGTTGGATTATTGGAGATGATTGTTGCTTTAGGTGTTTCATACGGTTTATCTCTATACACTAATAAGAATAGAGATTTTATCGTTAAAGGAACTATCGTATTCTTTATTTCATTAATTATCTTAATTATATTAATTTTTGTTTAA